In Amycolatopsis endophytica, the following are encoded in one genomic region:
- a CDS encoding DUF3830 family protein: protein MSRYITISLDKRGVSCRAVLLDAEAPRTCQAVWDALPQSGSAYHAKYARNEVYTLVPPFAEPKPGRENPTITPIPGDVVYFGFEAWEIGNPAYGYEDSSEAHSDQGATDLAIFYGRNNLLINGDAGWVPGNVFATIVEGLPEMAEAAQDLWLRGVEGETLSFARAE from the coding sequence TTGTCCCGCTACATCACCATTTCGCTCGACAAGCGTGGCGTGTCCTGCCGCGCCGTGCTGCTGGACGCGGAGGCGCCGCGGACCTGCCAGGCGGTGTGGGACGCGCTGCCACAGAGCGGATCGGCCTACCACGCGAAGTACGCCCGCAACGAGGTCTACACACTGGTCCCGCCGTTCGCCGAGCCGAAGCCGGGCCGCGAGAACCCGACCATCACCCCCATTCCCGGCGACGTCGTCTATTTCGGATTCGAGGCGTGGGAAATCGGTAATCCGGCGTACGGGTACGAGGACAGCAGCGAGGCTCACAGCGATCAGGGCGCGACCGATCTGGCCATCTTCTACGGCCGGAACAACCTCCTGATCAACGGCGACGCGGGCTGGGTCCCGGGCAACGTCTTCGCCACGATCGTGGAGGGACTGCCGGAAATGGCGGAGGCCGCCCAGGACCTCTGGCTGCGCGGCGTCGAGGGCGAAACCCTCTCGTTCGCCCGCGCGGAGTGA
- a CDS encoding aspartate aminotransferase family protein: MAQLSPLLKQATPVVVEHGEGAYLYDVDGNRHLDFTAGIGVTSTGHCHPKVVAAAREQIGKVIHAQYTTVMHQPLLKLTERLGDVLPAGLDSLFYANSGSEAVEAALRLARQATGRPNVVVFQGGFHGRTVAAASMTTSGTRFSAGISPLMGGVHVAPFPYAYHYGWDEQTATKFALRELDYLFQTMSAPNETAAFFIEPMLGEGGYVPANPEFMAGLRERADKHGILLVLDEIQTGFGRTGRFWGHDHFDVKPDVVLIAKGLASGFPLSGIAASKELMAKAFPGSQGGTYGGNAVSCAAALATLDVIEEENLVENAAARGTQLIEGARLIADKTPEIGEVRGLGLLVGSEFTKADGTPDTALAAAAQQEAARRGLLLLTCGAYSNVVRMIPPLVVTAEQIDDALAIWAETVATVTGSK; the protein is encoded by the coding sequence ATGGCCCAGCTCTCCCCCCTGCTCAAGCAGGCCACTCCGGTCGTCGTCGAGCACGGCGAAGGCGCCTACCTCTACGACGTCGACGGCAACCGTCACCTCGACTTCACCGCGGGCATCGGCGTGACCAGCACCGGCCACTGCCACCCCAAGGTGGTCGCGGCCGCGCGGGAGCAGATCGGCAAGGTCATCCACGCCCAGTACACGACGGTGATGCACCAGCCGCTGCTGAAGCTGACCGAGCGGCTCGGCGACGTGCTGCCCGCCGGGCTGGATTCGCTGTTCTACGCCAACTCCGGCAGCGAGGCCGTCGAAGCCGCGCTGCGGCTGGCCCGGCAGGCCACCGGACGGCCGAACGTGGTCGTCTTCCAGGGCGGGTTCCACGGCCGCACGGTTGCCGCCGCCTCCATGACCACTTCCGGCACCCGGTTCAGCGCGGGCATCTCGCCGCTCATGGGCGGGGTGCACGTCGCGCCCTTCCCCTACGCCTACCACTACGGCTGGGACGAGCAGACCGCCACGAAGTTCGCGCTGCGCGAGCTGGACTACCTGTTCCAGACGATGAGCGCGCCGAACGAGACGGCCGCGTTCTTCATCGAGCCGATGCTCGGCGAGGGCGGATACGTGCCCGCCAACCCGGAGTTCATGGCCGGGCTGCGTGAGCGCGCGGACAAGCACGGCATCCTGCTGGTGCTCGACGAGATCCAGACCGGGTTCGGTCGCACCGGGCGGTTCTGGGGCCACGACCACTTCGACGTCAAGCCGGACGTCGTGCTGATCGCGAAGGGCCTGGCGAGCGGTTTCCCGCTGTCCGGCATCGCGGCGTCCAAGGAGCTGATGGCCAAGGCGTTCCCGGGTTCGCAGGGCGGCACGTACGGCGGCAACGCGGTCTCGTGCGCGGCCGCACTGGCCACCCTCGACGTGATCGAGGAGGAGAACCTGGTCGAAAACGCGGCCGCACGCGGTACGCAGCTGATCGAGGGTGCCCGGCTGATCGCCGACAAGACGCCCGAGATCGGCGAGGTGCGCGGGCTGGGTCTGCTCGTCGGGTCGGAGTTCACCAAGGCCGACGGCACGCCGGACACCGCGCTGGCCGCGGCGGCGCAGCAGGAGGCGGCGCGGCGCGGTCTGCTACTGCTGACCTGCGGAGCGTACTCGAACGTCGTGCGGATGATCCCGCCGCTCGTGGTCACCGCCGAGCAGATCGACGACGCACTGGCGATCTGGGCCGAGACCGTCGCGACCGTCACCGGTTCCAAGTAG